A region from the Achromobacter seleniivolatilans genome encodes:
- a CDS encoding glutathione peroxidase has product MSTIYDFSARDINGAEQSLATYRGRVLLVVNVASKCGFTPQYSGLEELYRSLHSDGLTVLGFPCDQFGHQEPGDEAAIQNFCSTQYDITFPLYAKIHVNGDDAHPLYRWLKGEKPGVFGTEGIKWNFTKFLVGRDGQVIKRYAPTDTPAGLKDDIEKALSAPV; this is encoded by the coding sequence ATGAGCACCATCTATGATTTCTCTGCCCGCGACATCAACGGCGCGGAACAGTCCCTTGCCACCTACCGCGGCCGCGTGCTGCTGGTGGTGAACGTGGCGTCCAAGTGCGGCTTCACGCCGCAGTATTCCGGCCTGGAAGAACTCTACCGCTCGCTGCACAGCGACGGTCTGACCGTGCTGGGTTTTCCGTGTGATCAGTTCGGCCATCAGGAACCCGGCGACGAAGCAGCCATCCAGAATTTCTGCTCGACGCAATACGACATTACCTTTCCGCTCTACGCCAAGATCCACGTCAATGGCGATGACGCGCATCCGCTGTACCGTTGGCTCAAGGGCGAAAAGCCCGGCGTCTTCGGCACGGAAGGCATCAAGTGGAATTTCACCAAGTTCCTGGTGGGCCGCGATGGCCAGGTCATCAAGCGCTATGCGCCCACCGACACGCCGGCGGGCTTGAAAGACGATATCGAAAAGGCGTTGTCCGCGCCGGTTTAA
- a CDS encoding thioesterase family protein produces MPQLLPSTTLTVDPAWIDAYGHLNAAHYVGIFDRVGFELLAQVGVGLDYTKATRCGIYTMNVHVAYLREVLADDPLMLRVRVLEADDKRLLCLMELTQTRDGYLAATMEQLSLHVDLETRRAKPFPPDLARRLADTAAEHAAKPMPVGYRRLLPLKGPR; encoded by the coding sequence ATGCCGCAGCTGCTTCCGTCCACAACACTGACCGTGGACCCCGCTTGGATCGACGCGTACGGGCACTTGAATGCCGCTCACTATGTGGGCATCTTCGACCGTGTCGGGTTTGAGTTGTTGGCCCAGGTTGGGGTTGGCCTGGACTATACGAAGGCGACGCGCTGCGGCATCTATACGATGAACGTCCACGTCGCCTATCTGCGCGAAGTGTTGGCGGATGATCCGCTGATGTTGCGCGTCCGGGTCCTTGAAGCCGACGACAAGCGGCTGTTGTGCCTGATGGAGCTGACGCAGACCCGCGACGGGTATCTGGCGGCGACGATGGAGCAGTTGTCTTTGCACGTGGATCTGGAAACCCGGCGCGCCAAGCCCTTTCCGCCGGACCTGGCTCGGCGTTTGGCGGATACGGCCGCCGAGCATGCCGCCAAGCCCATGCCGGTGGGGTATCGGCGCCTGCTGCCGCTAAAAGGGCCGCGCTGA
- a CDS encoding Glu/Leu/Phe/Val family dehydrogenase yields the protein MSQTPKHVLPSYLNAEDLGPWGNYLQQVDRVTPYLGTLGRWVETLKRPKRSLIVDVPIELDNGTIAHFEGYRVQHNVSRGPGKGGVRFHQDVTLSEVMALAAWMSVKNAAVNLPYGGAKGGIRVDPRTLSASELERMTRRYTTEIGLIIGPSKDIPAPDVGTNAQTMAWMMDTYSMNEGATATGVVTGKPIALGGSLGRVEATGRGVFVVACEAARDLNIDISKSRVVVQGFGNVGGTAARLFHEAGAKVIAAQDHTGTVHNAEGLDVHKLLSHVSQHGGVGGFSGGQALDKDEFWTLETEFLIPAALESQITAKNAAKVRAKIVVEGANGPTTPEADDILAEHGIYVVPDVLANAGGVTVSYFEWVQDFSSFFWSEDEINQRLERIMREAYGSVSQVAKEHKVTLRTAAFIVACTRILQARQVRGLYP from the coding sequence ATGTCTCAAACGCCTAAGCATGTCTTGCCGTCTTATCTGAATGCCGAAGACCTCGGCCCCTGGGGTAATTACCTGCAACAAGTCGATCGGGTCACTCCGTATCTGGGCACTTTGGGGCGATGGGTCGAAACCCTGAAACGTCCGAAGCGCTCGCTGATCGTCGATGTGCCGATCGAGCTGGACAACGGCACGATCGCCCACTTCGAAGGCTATCGTGTGCAGCACAACGTATCGCGCGGTCCCGGTAAGGGCGGCGTGCGTTTCCACCAAGACGTGACGCTGTCCGAAGTGATGGCTCTGGCCGCGTGGATGTCGGTCAAGAACGCGGCAGTGAACCTGCCTTACGGTGGCGCCAAGGGCGGCATCCGTGTTGATCCGCGCACGCTGTCGGCTTCCGAACTCGAGCGCATGACGCGCCGTTACACGACGGAAATCGGCCTCATCATCGGACCGTCCAAGGACATCCCCGCGCCTGACGTGGGCACCAACGCCCAGACCATGGCCTGGATGATGGACACGTACTCCATGAATGAAGGCGCCACCGCGACTGGCGTCGTGACCGGCAAGCCGATTGCGCTGGGCGGCAGCCTGGGCCGCGTTGAGGCGACTGGCCGCGGCGTGTTCGTGGTTGCGTGCGAAGCCGCGCGCGACCTCAACATCGATATCTCGAAGTCCCGCGTTGTGGTGCAGGGCTTTGGCAACGTGGGTGGCACGGCCGCCCGTCTGTTCCATGAAGCCGGCGCCAAGGTCATTGCCGCGCAAGACCATACCGGCACCGTGCACAACGCCGAAGGTCTGGACGTACACAAGTTGCTGTCGCACGTGTCGCAACACGGCGGCGTGGGTGGCTTCTCGGGCGGTCAGGCTCTGGACAAGGACGAGTTCTGGACGCTGGAAACCGAATTCCTGATCCCTGCGGCTCTGGAAAGCCAGATCACCGCGAAAAACGCCGCCAAGGTGCGCGCGAAGATTGTGGTGGAAGGCGCCAACGGCCCGACCACGCCGGAAGCGGACGATATCCTGGCCGAACACGGTATCTACGTGGTGCCGGACGTGCTGGCCAACGCTGGCGGCGTGACGGTGTCCTATTTTGAATGGGTGCAGGACTTCTCCAGCTTCTTCTGGAGCGAAGACGAGATCAACCAACGCCTGGAACGCATCATGCGCGAAGCCTACGGTTCGGTGTCGCAAGTGGCCAAGGAACACAAGGTTACGTTGCGCACCGCAGCGTTCATCGTGGCTTGCACCCGGATCTTGCAAGCGCGTCAAGTGCGCGGCCTGTATCCGTAA
- a CDS encoding lipoate--protein ligase family protein, whose translation MTRTDWNDYDWQLIHEGPQAPALHMALDAVITDEVGAGVRPPTLRIWEWAAPAVVIGRFQSLKNEVDPEGAQRHGIEVVRRVSGGGAMFIEPGNSITYSLSAPQALVHGMSFQESYEFLDAWVLTALQGLGIKAWYQPLNDIASDIGKIGGAAQARRAGAVLHHVTMSYDIDADKMVEVLRIGREKLSDKGTTSAKKRVDPLRTQTGLAREVIIDRMVETFAGLHRLTPGQIGSDTLARAQAQAEEKFSTPEWTGVVP comes from the coding sequence ATGACGCGCACTGACTGGAACGACTACGACTGGCAATTGATTCATGAAGGCCCGCAGGCTCCAGCGCTGCATATGGCGCTGGATGCTGTCATTACGGATGAAGTTGGCGCAGGCGTACGTCCGCCCACGCTGCGCATCTGGGAGTGGGCTGCCCCCGCCGTCGTAATCGGCCGTTTCCAATCCTTGAAGAACGAAGTCGATCCCGAAGGCGCCCAGCGTCACGGCATCGAAGTCGTGCGCCGCGTCAGCGGCGGCGGCGCCATGTTCATCGAACCCGGCAACTCCATCACCTACTCGCTCAGCGCGCCGCAAGCTCTGGTGCATGGCATGAGCTTTCAAGAATCCTATGAATTCCTGGACGCCTGGGTGCTGACCGCGCTGCAGGGCCTGGGCATCAAGGCCTGGTATCAGCCGCTAAACGACATTGCTTCGGACATCGGCAAGATCGGCGGCGCAGCTCAAGCCCGCCGCGCTGGCGCCGTGCTGCATCACGTCACCATGTCCTATGACATCGACGCCGATAAAATGGTCGAAGTGCTGCGTATCGGCCGCGAAAAACTGTCGGACAAAGGCACCACCAGCGCCAAGAAGCGCGTCGACCCGCTGCGTACCCAAACGGGGCTGGCGCGAGAAGTCATCATCGACCGCATGGTGGAAACCTTTGCCGGGCTGCATCGTCTGACTCCCGGGCAGATCGGCAGCGACACGCTGGCCCGTGCCCAGGCTCAGGCCGAAGAAAAGTTTTCCACCCCCGAGTGGACGGGCGTGGTGCCGTGA
- a CDS encoding lipoate protein ligase C-terminal domain-containing protein codes for MHGEYKVPGGKLVVADLEVRDGRLADVRISGDFFLEPPEALEAINSGLNGMPADSGELELAVAVQSALPADAEMFGFSAEAVAVVLRRALA; via the coding sequence ATGCACGGCGAATACAAAGTCCCCGGCGGCAAACTGGTCGTCGCGGATCTGGAAGTGCGCGACGGCCGTCTGGCCGACGTGCGCATCAGCGGTGACTTTTTTCTTGAACCGCCCGAGGCTCTGGAGGCCATCAACAGCGGTTTGAATGGCATGCCCGCAGACTCTGGCGAACTTGAACTGGCGGTTGCCGTGCAATCGGCCCTGCCGGCCGACGCCGAGATGTTCGGCTTTTCAGCTGAAGCCGTCGCCGTGGTGTTGCGGAGGGCGCTTGCATGA
- a CDS encoding glutathione S-transferase N-terminal domain-containing protein, with protein MIDLYYWTTPNGHKITLFLEETGLPYKIHPVNIGRGDQFKPEFLSIAPNNRIPAIVDQAPADNGAPISLFESGAILLYLAEKTGKFLPADVRGRAEVSQWLFWQMGGLGPMAGQNHHFSGYAQERIAYAIDRYVRETNRLYGVLNKRLADREFVAGDYSIADMAAYPWIVPHAKQGQDLNEFPHLLRWFNAIAARPATQRAYALADTINTTPSISDDESRRILFGQTAQNTIR; from the coding sequence ATGATCGATCTCTATTACTGGACCACGCCCAACGGCCACAAGATCACGCTGTTCCTTGAAGAAACCGGCCTGCCCTATAAGATCCACCCGGTGAATATTGGCCGCGGCGATCAGTTCAAACCTGAATTCCTGAGCATTGCGCCCAACAACCGCATTCCGGCAATTGTGGACCAGGCCCCGGCCGACAACGGCGCCCCCATTTCGCTGTTCGAATCCGGCGCCATCCTGCTCTATCTGGCGGAAAAAACCGGGAAATTCCTGCCTGCCGACGTCCGCGGCCGCGCCGAAGTGTCGCAATGGCTGTTCTGGCAGATGGGCGGACTGGGCCCCATGGCTGGCCAGAACCACCACTTTTCCGGGTATGCGCAAGAACGCATCGCTTACGCTATCGACCGTTACGTCCGCGAAACCAACCGCCTGTACGGCGTGCTCAACAAGCGGCTGGCCGACCGCGAGTTCGTGGCGGGCGACTACTCCATCGCCGATATGGCGGCCTATCCCTGGATCGTGCCCCACGCCAAGCAAGGCCAGGACTTGAACGAGTTCCCGCACTTGTTGCGCTGGTTCAACGCCATCGCCGCGCGCCCTGCAACGCAGCGCGCCTACGCCTTGGCCGACACCATCAACACTACCCCTTCCATCAGCGACGACGAATCGCGCCGCATCCTGTTCGGCCAAACCGCGCAAAACACCATCCGCTAA
- a CDS encoding DMT family transporter, with protein sequence MNPSSERLGLAQMAAAMMLSGTLGVFVLESGQSAWNVVFFRCVFGALSLFLYCWARGLLKPGLFTPRTLALALAAGAALVLNWVLLFSAYRLASISLATAVYNVQPFFLIGLGVLFLGERPSRGKLAWSVVAFAGLLLVLRLSDTGGTGNSDYLMGLALGLSAAALYGVTAIIVKRLKAIPPQVLALVQVTLGAIMLLPMADFNALPAAPLQWGYLVALGLIHTCLMYILMYSAIQKLPTTSTAALSFIYPAVAILLDFVVYGHRMEALQIVGVALIFLAAAGVSLNWTWRLPGRPHPGAGAV encoded by the coding sequence ATGAACCCTTCATCTGAACGCCTGGGCCTGGCGCAAATGGCCGCTGCGATGATGTTGTCCGGCACGTTGGGCGTGTTTGTTCTGGAGTCCGGTCAAAGCGCGTGGAACGTGGTCTTCTTCCGCTGCGTCTTCGGCGCCCTATCGCTATTTCTCTATTGCTGGGCCCGCGGCCTGCTCAAACCCGGCCTGTTCACGCCCAGAACCCTCGCGCTGGCGCTCGCCGCGGGCGCTGCGCTGGTGCTGAACTGGGTGCTGCTATTTTCGGCCTACCGCCTGGCGTCCATCTCGCTGGCCACGGCCGTCTACAACGTACAGCCTTTCTTCCTGATCGGGTTGGGTGTGCTCTTTCTGGGCGAACGCCCGTCACGGGGCAAGCTCGCCTGGTCGGTCGTAGCCTTTGCCGGATTGCTGCTGGTGCTGCGGCTCTCCGATACTGGCGGCACGGGCAACAGCGACTATCTGATGGGCTTGGCGCTGGGACTATCCGCCGCGGCGCTCTACGGCGTCACCGCCATCATCGTCAAGCGGCTCAAGGCCATTCCCCCGCAGGTGTTGGCGCTGGTGCAAGTGACGCTTGGCGCCATCATGCTGCTACCCATGGCGGATTTCAATGCACTGCCGGCTGCTCCCTTGCAATGGGGGTATCTGGTCGCGCTGGGTTTGATCCACACCTGCCTGATGTACATCCTGATGTACTCGGCTATTCAGAAACTGCCCACCACGTCTACCGCCGCGCTCAGTTTCATCTATCCGGCCGTGGCAATTCTGCTGGATTTCGTGGTTTACGGACACCGCATGGAAGCCCTGCAAATCGTTGGGGTAGCCTTGATCTTCCTGGCCGCAGCCGGTGTCAGCCTGAACTGGACGTGGCGCCTGCCGGGCCGGCCGCATCCCGGCGCGGGCGCCGTCTGA
- a CDS encoding Lrp/AsnC family transcriptional regulator — protein MHNDLKNENPVLDGIDRRLVETLTANARTTTADLARQVGMSAPSVADRLRRLEESGVIRAYTLDVDPVALGYTLEAIVRIRPLPGQLRHVEGLIQEIPEFVECDKVTGDDCFIARVVLRSISHLDGILERVTEYAETNTAIVKAHTVRRRLPPLR, from the coding sequence ATGCACAATGACCTAAAGAATGAAAACCCCGTGTTGGATGGCATTGATCGGCGCCTGGTCGAGACCCTGACCGCCAATGCCCGCACCACGACGGCGGATCTGGCGCGGCAGGTTGGCATGTCGGCGCCTAGCGTGGCCGACCGCTTGCGGCGGCTGGAAGAATCGGGCGTCATTCGCGCCTACACGCTCGACGTTGATCCTGTGGCGCTGGGCTACACGCTGGAAGCGATCGTGCGCATCCGGCCTCTGCCCGGGCAATTGCGGCACGTCGAGGGGCTGATTCAGGAAATTCCGGAATTCGTGGAATGCGACAAGGTGACGGGCGACGATTGCTTCATCGCCCGAGTGGTGCTGCGATCAATCTCGCATCTGGACGGCATCCTGGAGCGCGTGACCGAATACGCCGAAACCAATACGGCCATCGTCAAGGCGCATACCGTCCGCAGGCGTTTGCCGCCACTACGTTAA
- a CDS encoding amino acid ABC transporter ATP-binding protein, with product MSQFNNQQEMIRIRGLHKSYGEHAVLRGIDFDVLPSQVVVVIGPSGSGKSTLLRCCNGLEVAQAGTVDICGKTLQANGALLPEAALNQLRMQVGMVFQSFNLFPHLSVLENVTVGPRKLRGMGRDEANALAEDLLKKVGLSQKTAAMPASLSGGQKQRVAIARALAMQPKVMLFDEPTSALDPELVGEVLQVMKLLAREGMTMMVVTHEMGFARDVADVVAVMDGGVILESGSPEVIFSQPREPRTREFLQAVLNAGQGAAA from the coding sequence ATGAGCCAGTTCAACAATCAGCAGGAAATGATCCGCATCCGCGGTCTGCACAAGTCTTATGGCGAGCACGCCGTTCTGCGCGGCATCGATTTTGATGTGCTGCCGTCTCAGGTGGTGGTGGTGATCGGGCCCAGCGGTTCGGGCAAGAGCACCTTGCTGCGTTGCTGCAATGGCCTGGAGGTGGCCCAGGCCGGCACCGTGGATATCTGCGGCAAGACCTTGCAGGCCAACGGCGCGTTGTTGCCGGAAGCCGCATTGAACCAGCTGCGCATGCAGGTGGGCATGGTGTTCCAGAGCTTTAACCTGTTTCCACACCTGTCGGTGCTGGAAAACGTGACCGTGGGTCCGCGCAAGCTGCGCGGCATGGGCCGCGACGAAGCGAATGCCTTGGCCGAAGACCTGCTGAAAAAGGTCGGGTTGTCGCAAAAGACTGCGGCGATGCCGGCCAGTTTGTCGGGCGGCCAAAAGCAGCGCGTGGCGATTGCCCGCGCACTCGCCATGCAACCCAAGGTCATGCTGTTTGACGAGCCGACATCGGCGCTGGACCCGGAGCTGGTGGGCGAAGTGCTGCAAGTCATGAAGCTGCTGGCCCGGGAAGGCATGACGATGATGGTCGTGACCCATGAAATGGGTTTTGCTCGTGATGTGGCCGATGTGGTGGCAGTGATGGACGGTGGCGTGATCCTGGAGTCCGGCTCGCCGGAGGTGATCTTCAGCCAGCCGCGTGAGCCTCGTACCCGTGAATTCCTGCAAGCAGTTTTGAATGCGGGGCAGGGGGCAGCGGCATGA
- a CDS encoding GNAT family N-acetyltransferase has product MSEPLLVFRRARAADLPQIIALLADDSLGATREDPSSPPNPRYTAAFAAIEQDSNQFFAVVEQDSHVVGCLQLSFIPGLSRLGQWRGQIESVRIASSCRGQGLGRTMFEWAIEQCRIQGCGLVQLTTDRARPDARRFYESLGFKASHDGMKLSL; this is encoded by the coding sequence ATGTCCGAACCGCTATTGGTTTTCCGCCGCGCACGTGCGGCGGATTTGCCGCAGATCATCGCCCTGCTGGCCGACGACTCGCTTGGCGCCACCCGCGAAGACCCTTCCTCGCCCCCCAACCCGCGCTATACCGCCGCCTTTGCCGCCATTGAGCAAGATTCCAATCAATTCTTTGCGGTGGTTGAGCAGGATTCACACGTGGTGGGCTGTTTACAGTTATCGTTCATACCCGGCCTGTCGCGCTTGGGGCAATGGCGTGGCCAGATCGAGAGCGTGCGCATCGCTTCCTCGTGCCGCGGCCAGGGCCTGGGGCGCACGATGTTCGAGTGGGCAATCGAGCAATGCCGCATCCAAGGATGCGGTTTGGTTCAACTGACCACCGATCGCGCCCGTCCCGACGCAAGGCGGTTCTATGAAAGCCTGGGTTTCAAGGCCAGCCACGATGGTATGAAACTCAGCCTTTAG
- a CDS encoding RsiV family protein, with the protein MRRTFSPQGAKRGLFLSAILLALAGCGSSPPANITLAVPTSSTPEKVGDLSTERIKWSSNKPGCEGDCPHIEIDSVAFPGIPKLTELVDHVLAYMTGTDANRRGPYNTLSEYTKYFWSTARPRDSTYFKARVKDTVGDVVSIELHTEQFLTGAAHGIPATQYLNWERSRARVMSLDDALIPGRRAEYIAALQRAHAKWLTSNPDAKRDPASYNKMWPFQESENYALTKDGIVVKFDAYSIAPYSHGEPELSIPYTDLRGILKPELLPKS; encoded by the coding sequence ATGCGTCGCACATTCTCGCCGCAAGGCGCGAAACGCGGTCTCTTCCTAAGCGCCATCCTTTTGGCGCTGGCTGGCTGCGGCAGTTCGCCGCCTGCCAACATCACTTTGGCGGTGCCTACCAGCTCCACGCCCGAGAAGGTGGGCGACCTGTCCACCGAACGCATCAAGTGGTCGTCGAACAAGCCTGGATGCGAGGGCGATTGCCCCCATATCGAGATCGACAGCGTGGCGTTTCCGGGCATTCCGAAACTGACGGAATTGGTTGACCATGTGCTGGCCTACATGACCGGCACTGACGCCAACCGCCGCGGACCGTACAACACACTGTCCGAATACACGAAGTACTTCTGGTCCACTGCAAGACCGCGCGATTCCACCTACTTCAAGGCACGCGTGAAGGACACTGTGGGCGACGTCGTGTCGATTGAACTGCACACCGAACAGTTCCTGACCGGCGCGGCGCACGGCATCCCAGCGACCCAGTACCTGAATTGGGAGCGCAGCCGCGCCCGCGTCATGAGCCTGGACGACGCGCTGATCCCTGGCAGGCGCGCGGAGTACATCGCCGCGCTGCAACGCGCACATGCCAAATGGTTGACCAGCAATCCTGACGCCAAGCGCGACCCGGCGTCCTACAACAAGATGTGGCCGTTCCAGGAAAGCGAGAACTATGCGTTGACGAAGGACGGCATCGTCGTCAAATTCGACGCGTACTCAATCGCGCCCTACTCTCATGGCGAGCCAGAGTTGAGCATCCCTTACACGGATCTGCGCGGCATTCTCAAACCGGAACTATTGCCGAAGTCCTGA
- a CDS encoding amino acid ABC transporter permease — protein MNLDFAPVFADYDALLRGALVTVEVTAGSLLLGCVIGLLVGVGRLNPQRRVIYHLCSTYLLFFRGTPLLVQLFIWFFGLPQFGITLPAFACGVLGLGMYSGAYVSEIVRGAIQSVDRGQSEAARSLGMSSGQAMRVIILPQAVVRMIPPLGNEFIALIKNSALVSLLTIHDLMHEGQKIISVSYRSLETYLVVAFIYLVLTTVAMVILRKVEQHLRAGGMVQ, from the coding sequence ATGAACTTGGATTTTGCTCCCGTCTTTGCCGATTACGACGCACTGCTGCGCGGCGCTTTGGTTACCGTCGAGGTAACCGCTGGCTCCTTGCTGCTGGGCTGCGTGATCGGCCTGCTGGTCGGCGTTGGCCGGCTGAATCCGCAACGCCGCGTCATTTATCACTTGTGCAGCACGTATCTGCTGTTCTTTCGCGGCACGCCTTTGCTGGTGCAGTTGTTCATCTGGTTCTTCGGGCTGCCGCAATTCGGCATAACGCTGCCGGCGTTTGCCTGCGGAGTGCTGGGTCTGGGGATGTACTCGGGCGCCTACGTGTCGGAAATCGTCCGCGGCGCGATTCAGTCTGTGGATCGCGGCCAGTCAGAGGCGGCGCGTTCGCTGGGTATGTCGTCCGGCCAGGCCATGCGCGTCATCATCCTGCCGCAGGCGGTGGTGCGCATGATTCCGCCGCTGGGTAACGAGTTTATTGCCCTGATCAAGAACTCGGCCCTGGTGTCGCTGCTGACGATTCATGACCTGATGCACGAAGGGCAGAAGATCATCAGCGTGTCGTACCGATCGCTGGAAACGTACCTGGTGGTGGCATTTATTTATCTGGTGCTGACCACGGTCGCCATGGTGATTTTGCGCAAAGTGGAACAACACTTGCGCGCCGGAGGGATGGTGCAATGA
- a CDS encoding porin, producing the protein MKKTLLVSALFAALSGVAHAETSVTLYGLIDTGIGFQQIKGNNDYKESKFGMVNGVSSGSRWGLRGAEDLGDGLSAVFTLESGFNSANGSSGQNSRLFGRQATVGLKSDSWGLLEFGRQTNIASKYLAAIDPFAGSYGQANVGVAFSAANTVRYDNMVQYSTPSFSGFQFGVGYSFNASDTTAAQTGFKTADNTRAITTGLRYVNGPVNVALTYDQLNPASQLNNDATPKSWTIGGAYDFEVVKLALAFGQTRDGWFTGQSINSFGSGSPSASSFGSNVAVSGFKANSYLVGVTVPLGASSILASWQRADPNGNPLTAGNDSTMNVYSIGYTYNLSKRTNLYALGSYATDFAFVDGVKSTVGIVGVRHRF; encoded by the coding sequence ATGAAAAAGACTCTGCTCGTCAGCGCGCTCTTCGCCGCTTTGTCCGGCGTGGCTCACGCTGAAACGTCGGTGACGCTGTACGGCTTGATCGATACTGGTATCGGCTTCCAGCAAATCAAGGGTAATAACGACTACAAAGAATCGAAGTTCGGCATGGTCAACGGCGTGTCGAGCGGTTCGCGTTGGGGCCTGCGTGGCGCCGAAGATCTGGGTGATGGCCTGAGCGCCGTGTTCACGCTGGAAAGCGGCTTTAACTCCGCCAACGGCTCGTCGGGCCAAAACAGCCGTCTGTTCGGCCGCCAAGCCACCGTCGGTCTGAAGAGCGATTCGTGGGGCCTGCTGGAATTCGGCCGTCAAACCAACATCGCGTCCAAGTACCTGGCTGCGATCGATCCGTTTGCCGGCAGCTACGGCCAAGCCAACGTTGGCGTGGCGTTCAGCGCCGCCAACACGGTCCGCTACGACAACATGGTGCAGTACTCGACCCCGTCGTTCAGCGGTTTCCAATTTGGCGTGGGCTACTCGTTCAACGCGTCTGACACGACCGCCGCTCAAACCGGCTTCAAGACTGCCGACAACACGCGCGCCATCACGACCGGCCTGCGCTATGTCAATGGCCCCGTCAACGTTGCACTGACCTATGACCAGCTGAACCCGGCCAGCCAGTTGAACAACGACGCGACGCCCAAGTCCTGGACGATTGGCGGTGCGTATGACTTTGAAGTGGTCAAGCTCGCGCTGGCTTTTGGTCAGACGCGTGATGGCTGGTTCACTGGCCAAAGCATTAACTCGTTCGGTAGCGGCAGCCCGTCGGCCAGCAGCTTTGGCTCGAACGTCGCCGTCTCCGGCTTCAAGGCCAACTCGTACCTGGTCGGTGTGACCGTGCCCTTGGGCGCCAGCAGCATCCTGGCCTCGTGGCAGCGTGCTGACCCCAACGGCAACCCGCTGACGGCCGGCAACGACTCGACGATGAACGTCTACAGCATCGGCTACACGTACAACCTGTCCAAGCGCACCAATCTGTACGCGCTGGGTTCGTACGCCACCGACTTCGCGTTTGTTGACGGCGTGAAGAGCACTGTGGGTATCGTGGGTGTCCGTCACCGCTTCTAA
- the hutG gene encoding formimidoylglutamase, with translation MSAAQIDKSLWKARDDSAEIGDTRRLAHIVEPEAGQMEPGEPVLLGFACDAGVARNQGRTGAAEGPAGIRKFMAGLPAHGLTRLLDAGDVTCVGDQLEDAQERLGLRVAELLEQGARPLVLGGGHEIAWGSFQGLARWLEARDDSGPVLVLNLDAHFDLRTGRPGSSGTPFDQIARYCEERGQALQYACLGVSRLGNTPALYARAAEVGAVWVEDRDMQERHLEARLANVDALLARVRHVYLTIDLDVLPAAVMPGVSAPAPYGVPMSVVEEIVLRVKASGKLRLADMAEFSPRFDVDGHGARAAARLAWHLMTM, from the coding sequence ATGAGCGCGGCGCAAATAGACAAAAGCCTGTGGAAAGCGCGTGACGATAGCGCTGAAATCGGGGATACGCGCCGGCTGGCGCATATCGTCGAGCCGGAGGCCGGGCAGATGGAGCCCGGTGAACCTGTGCTGCTGGGTTTTGCCTGCGACGCTGGCGTTGCGCGGAATCAGGGCCGCACCGGCGCCGCTGAAGGCCCTGCCGGCATTCGCAAGTTCATGGCGGGCCTGCCCGCGCATGGTCTGACCCGTCTGTTGGATGCGGGGGATGTGACCTGCGTGGGGGATCAGCTGGAAGACGCTCAGGAGCGTCTGGGCCTGCGCGTGGCGGAATTGCTGGAGCAGGGCGCGCGGCCGCTGGTGCTGGGCGGCGGGCATGAAATCGCCTGGGGCAGTTTTCAGGGTTTGGCCCGGTGGCTGGAAGCGCGGGATGATTCCGGCCCCGTGCTGGTGCTGAATCTGGACGCGCACTTTGACCTGCGCACGGGGCGTCCGGGCAGTTCGGGCACGCCGTTCGACCAGATTGCCCGCTACTGCGAAGAGCGCGGGCAAGCGCTGCAATACGCCTGCCTGGGCGTGTCGCGCTTGGGCAATACCCCTGCGCTGTATGCCCGCGCCGCGGAAGTGGGCGCCGTCTGGGTGGAAGACCGCGATATGCAGGAACGCCACCTTGAGGCCCGGCTGGCCAACGTGGATGCCTTGCTGGCGCGGGTTCGCCATGTGTATCTGACGATCGATCTGGACGTGCTGCCCGCAGCAGTCATGCCCGGGGTTTCGGCTCCGGCCCCGTATGGCGTGCCGATGTCCGTGGTCGAGGAAATCGTGCTGCGGGTTAAGGCCAGCGGCAAGCTCAGGCTGGCTGATATGGCGGAGTTCAGTCCACGTTTCGATGTGGACGGACATGGCGCTCGCGCAGCTGCCCGGCTGGCGTGGCATTTGATGACTATGTAA